In Niveispirillum cyanobacteriorum, the following proteins share a genomic window:
- the htpG gene encoding molecular chaperone HtpG → MSEERLSFQAEVSRLLDIVAHSLYSEKEVFLRELISNASDACDRLRYAALTDGSLLGDDRDFKIRIVADKDAKTLTLIDNGIGMNRQDLVDNLGTIARSGTSAFVKNLSGDSKKDVSLIGQFGVGFYSAFMVAEKVEVFSRKAGEATGWRWVSDGQGSFTVAEDEAAPARGTRIVMHIREAETEFLEEHRLRHVIKTYSDHIAVPILLGAETTDSVNAANALWTRSKSEITEEQYKEFYHHVGHAFDEPWLTLHWRAEGVIEYTGLLFVPQQRPFDLFDPRRAHHVKLYVRRVFITDEAEGLVPPYLRFLKGVVDSEDLPLNVSREMLQNNPVLTKLKAGIVKRVLGDLNKKAADPEQAADYARFWDAFGAVLKEGLYEDYAHRDDLLKLLRFRTTESKGELVSLATYISRMKEGQDAIYYITGDEKSAVEKSPQVEGFRAKGVEVLLLTDPVDEFWVGSVRETDGKPFKSVTRGGADLSKIKGEEKPEDEKKDKASDGDLSALTALLKLTLGEEVKDVRRSERLTDSAVCLVADDGDMDIHLQRLLKQHGQLGADAASKRVLEINPGHPLIRRLAEKATQDGAASSLEDAAWLLLDQARILEGETLPDPLSFARRMAAFVEKGLG, encoded by the coding sequence ATGAGCGAGGAACGGCTCAGTTTCCAGGCCGAGGTCAGCCGCCTGCTGGATATCGTGGCGCATAGCCTCTACTCGGAGAAGGAAGTCTTCCTGCGGGAACTGATCTCCAACGCGTCGGACGCGTGCGACCGGCTGCGCTATGCGGCGCTGACCGATGGGTCGCTGCTGGGGGATGACCGCGACTTCAAAATCCGCATCGTCGCCGATAAGGATGCCAAGACGCTGACCCTGATCGACAATGGCATCGGCATGAACCGCCAGGACCTTGTCGACAATCTGGGCACCATCGCCCGGTCGGGCACGTCGGCATTCGTCAAGAACCTGTCGGGCGACAGCAAGAAAGATGTCAGCCTGATCGGCCAGTTCGGCGTCGGCTTCTATTCCGCCTTCATGGTGGCGGAAAAGGTCGAGGTGTTCAGCCGCAAGGCGGGTGAGGCCACCGGTTGGCGCTGGGTCAGCGACGGCCAGGGAAGCTTTACTGTCGCCGAGGATGAGGCCGCCCCTGCGCGCGGCACCCGCATCGTCATGCATATCCGCGAGGCGGAGACGGAGTTCCTGGAGGAGCATCGCCTGCGCCACGTCATCAAGACCTATTCCGACCATATTGCCGTACCCATCCTATTGGGTGCTGAGACGACCGACAGCGTGAATGCGGCGAATGCGCTGTGGACGCGCTCCAAGTCAGAGATTACGGAAGAGCAGTACAAGGAATTCTATCACCATGTCGGCCACGCCTTTGATGAGCCGTGGTTGACCCTGCATTGGCGTGCCGAGGGCGTGATTGAATATACGGGCCTGCTGTTCGTGCCACAGCAGCGGCCCTTTGACCTGTTCGATCCGCGCCGCGCCCATCATGTGAAGCTGTATGTCCGCCGCGTGTTCATCACGGACGAGGCGGAAGGGCTGGTCCCGCCGTACCTGCGCTTCCTGAAGGGAGTGGTGGACAGCGAAGACCTGCCGCTGAATGTCAGCCGCGAGATGTTGCAGAACAACCCGGTGCTGACCAAGCTGAAGGCCGGGATCGTGAAGCGCGTGCTGGGCGACCTGAACAAGAAAGCCGCCGACCCGGAACAGGCCGCTGACTATGCCCGCTTCTGGGACGCGTTCGGGGCCGTGCTGAAGGAAGGACTGTATGAGGATTACGCCCACCGCGACGACCTGCTGAAGCTGCTGCGCTTCCGCACGACGGAAAGCAAGGGCGAGCTGGTCAGCTTGGCCACCTACATCTCCCGTATGAAGGAAGGCCAGGACGCCATCTATTACATCACGGGCGATGAGAAATCGGCCGTGGAGAAGAGCCCGCAGGTGGAAGGCTTCCGTGCCAAGGGCGTGGAGGTGCTGCTGCTGACCGATCCGGTGGATGAATTCTGGGTTGGGTCGGTGCGCGAGACCGATGGCAAGCCGTTCAAGTCCGTGACACGCGGCGGGGCCGACCTGTCTAAGATCAAGGGCGAGGAGAAGCCAGAGGACGAAAAGAAGGACAAGGCGTCGGATGGCGACCTGTCCGCCCTGACCGCCCTTTTGAAGTTGACGCTGGGCGAGGAGGTCAAGGATGTCCGCCGGTCGGAGCGCCTGACCGACAGTGCCGTCTGTCTGGTGGCCGATGATGGCGACATGGATATCCACCTGCAGCGACTGCTGAAGCAGCATGGGCAGTTGGGGGCCGATGCCGCGTCCAAGCGGGTGCTGGAGATCAACCCCGGCCACCCGCTGATCCGCCGTCTGGCGGAGAAGGCCACGCAGGACGGGGCGGCAAGCTCGCTGGAGGATGCGGCCTGGCTGCTGCTGGATCAGGCGCGTATCCTGGAGGGTGAGACCCTGCCCGACCCGCTGTCCTTTGCCCGCCGCATGGCGGCGTTTGTGGAGAAGGGGCTGGGGTAA
- a CDS encoding invasion associated locus B family protein — protein sequence MQQPARQILTLFSLALTLLLALPAMSAEPRLIGIFRDWNAFMLEEPSGPVCWMVSRPKKMEGDFTKRGDVFLMITHRPAERTYDVVNFIAGYPFAEHAEVQVQVGKQSFKLFSKDEQAWAREADTDHAIAQALRQGSTLVVRGTSLRGSRTTDTFSLAGSGGAYQAIGDACAERAAAPPQVEPPPQ from the coding sequence ATGCAGCAACCGGCACGGCAGATCCTGACGCTTTTCTCGTTGGCGCTCACCCTGCTGCTGGCCCTGCCGGCCATGTCGGCGGAGCCCCGACTGATCGGGATTTTCCGCGACTGGAATGCCTTCATGCTGGAGGAACCGTCGGGCCCCGTCTGCTGGATGGTGTCGCGGCCCAAGAAGATGGAAGGCGATTTCACCAAGCGTGGTGATGTCTTTCTGATGATCACCCACCGGCCCGCCGAGCGGACCTATGATGTAGTGAATTTCATCGCGGGATATCCGTTCGCCGAACATGCCGAGGTACAGGTGCAGGTCGGCAAGCAGAGCTTCAAACTGTTCAGCAAGGATGAGCAGGCCTGGGCGCGCGAGGCCGATACGGACCACGCTATCGCCCAGGCGCTGCGCCAGGGATCGACCCTGGTGGTGCGCGGCACCAGCCTGCGCGGCAGCCGCACCACCGACACGTTCAGTCTGGCGGGCAGCGGCGGCGCCTATCAGGCCATCGGCGATGCCTGTGCCGAACGGGCGGCGGCGCCCCCACAGGTGGAACCGCCGCCGCAGTAA
- a CDS encoding LysE/ArgO family amino acid transporter has product MFNAILSGYLLGLSLIIAIGAQNAFVLRQGLRGQHVLPVVLTCALSDAVLIAAGVAGLGWLVERWPGLLPVLRYAGAAFLFAYALRALWSALTAKAGLNPAAGKGVGRAATLATCLALTWLNPHVYLDTVVLIGSVASRFGEMKAWFGLGAVVASFSFFIALGFGARLLRPLFARPAAWRVLDGVIALVMGGLAVKLLA; this is encoded by the coding sequence ATGTTCAACGCCATCCTGTCTGGCTATCTGCTGGGGCTCAGCCTGATCATCGCCATCGGGGCGCAGAATGCCTTTGTCCTGCGTCAGGGATTGCGGGGGCAGCATGTACTGCCCGTCGTGCTGACCTGTGCGCTGTCGGATGCGGTGCTGATCGCCGCCGGGGTGGCGGGCCTGGGCTGGCTGGTGGAACGCTGGCCGGGGCTGCTTCCCGTCCTGCGCTATGCGGGGGCGGCCTTTCTGTTTGCCTATGCGTTACGGGCGCTGTGGTCGGCATTAACGGCGAAGGCGGGACTGAACCCGGCTGCGGGGAAGGGGGTGGGGCGGGCGGCCACGCTCGCCACCTGTCTGGCCCTGACCTGGCTTAACCCGCATGTCTATCTGGATACGGTCGTCCTGATCGGATCGGTGGCCAGCCGCTTTGGGGAAATGAAGGCTTGGTTCGGCCTGGGGGCCGTGGTGGCGTCGTTCAGTTTCTTTATCGCCCTCGGCTTCGGTGCGCGCCTGCTGCGGCCATTATTTGCCAGGCCAGCGGCATGGCGGGTGCTGGACGGGGTGATTGCCCTGGTGATGGGGGGATTGGCAGTCAAGTTGTTGGCGTGA
- a CDS encoding LysR family transcriptional regulator ArgP, giving the protein MLDYALLSALAAVVRAGSFERAAQQLHVTPSAVSQRVKLLEERMGAVLVVRGSPCTATPAGARLCQHAEQVALLESELPASLPGLAQEGPRPVLRIAVNADSLATWFVAAMADMPDCLFDLVLDDQDHSADWLRRGEVLAAVTAGGGAVPGCDSVTLGALPYVATASPSFMRRHFPDGVTAEALTQAPCLTFNAKDRLQAQWLRRVGMEEAVPTHWLPSSQAFIDAALAGVGWGMNPLPLAAAHLATGRLVEVLPDHGLNVPLFWQRSRMPSATLSRLTKAVQRAAACVLVP; this is encoded by the coding sequence ATGCTGGACTATGCCCTGCTTTCCGCCCTGGCCGCAGTGGTGCGGGCAGGCAGTTTTGAACGTGCCGCACAGCAGTTGCACGTCACCCCGTCCGCTGTGTCGCAGCGGGTAAAGCTGCTGGAGGAACGGATGGGGGCGGTGCTGGTGGTACGCGGCAGCCCCTGTACAGCCACCCCGGCAGGGGCCCGGCTGTGCCAGCACGCCGAACAGGTCGCATTGCTGGAAAGCGAGCTGCCGGCCTCCCTTCCCGGTCTGGCGCAGGAGGGGCCCCGCCCGGTTCTGCGCATCGCGGTCAATGCCGACAGTCTGGCCACCTGGTTTGTGGCGGCCATGGCGGATATGCCCGACTGCCTGTTCGATCTGGTCCTGGATGATCAGGATCACAGCGCCGACTGGCTGCGCCGGGGAGAGGTGCTGGCCGCCGTGACGGCGGGCGGCGGGGCCGTCCCTGGCTGTGACAGCGTCACCTTGGGTGCCCTGCCCTATGTCGCTACGGCCAGCCCTTCGTTCATGCGGCGTCATTTCCCCGATGGGGTGACGGCAGAGGCGCTGACCCAGGCGCCGTGCCTGACCTTTAACGCCAAGGACCGGTTGCAGGCACAATGGCTGCGCCGGGTGGGGATGGAGGAGGCGGTGCCCACCCACTGGCTGCCCTCGTCGCAGGCCTTCATCGATGCGGCCCTGGCAGGGGTCGGCTGGGGCATGAACCCGCTTCCGCTGGCGGCAGCACATCTGGCGACGGGCCGGCTGGTGGAAGTACTGCCGGACCACGGGCTGAACGTGCCCCTGTTCTGGCAGCGCAGCCGCATGCCCAGCGCCACCCTGTCCCGCCTGACCAAGGCTGTGCAGCGGGCGGCGGCTTGTGTCCTCGTCCCTTAA
- a CDS encoding DUF2087 domain-containing protein gives MSKQELPFQVADIGALAKSLKSQLEAHEGRAGHVQLLNMLARGAGYRNFQHYRAQAAALDQLENPAPAAPTVAVDHARVRRLMRHFDDAGQLIRWPNKFNEQATCLWVIWSRLPPRDSMTEQQISRKLNEMHSFRDFALLRRELVEQGLVSRTPDCRDYRRIERGPPPDALALIRYLAQRKPQ, from the coding sequence ATGTCGAAGCAGGAATTGCCCTTTCAGGTCGCCGATATCGGCGCCTTGGCCAAATCACTGAAATCACAACTGGAAGCGCATGAGGGCCGGGCCGGCCATGTGCAGCTTCTGAACATGCTGGCGCGCGGCGCCGGCTATCGCAATTTCCAGCATTACCGGGCGCAGGCAGCAGCGCTTGACCAGTTGGAAAACCCGGCACCCGCCGCCCCGACGGTGGCGGTTGATCACGCCCGCGTGCGCCGGCTGATGCGGCATTTCGATGATGCCGGACAGTTGATACGCTGGCCCAACAAGTTCAACGAGCAGGCCACCTGCCTGTGGGTGATCTGGTCGCGCCTGCCGCCACGCGACAGCATGACGGAACAGCAGATCAGCCGGAAACTGAATGAGATGCACAGTTTCCGCGACTTCGCCCTGCTGCGCCGTGAATTGGTGGAACAGGGGCTGGTCAGCCGCACCCCCGATTGCCGCGATTACCGCCGCATCGAACGAGGGCCGCCGCCCGACGCCCTGGCGCTGATCCGGTATCTGGCACAGCGTAAACCGCAATAA
- the leuC gene encoding 3-isopropylmalate dehydratase large subunit → MTMARTLYDKIFDSHTVHRQEDGTAVLYIDLHLVHEVTSPQAFEGLRIAGRQLRQPKKTLAVADHNVPTSKDRLAGIKNEESRIQVEQLAINAKEFGVEYFDMSDIRQGIVHVVGPEQGVTQPGMTIVCGDSHTATHGAFGALAFGIGTSDVEHVLATQTLLIKKSKNMLVKVDGDLPPGVTAKDLTLAVIGKLGTAGGTGYVIEYAGKAFRDLSMEGRMTVCNMAIEAGARAGLIAPDEKTFDYLRGRNRAPQGADFDRAVEYWKSLPSDEGAVYDKVVELNAADIVPLVTWGTSPEDVAPITANVPSPADFKDPHKAKAVERSLAYMGLTPGTPLSQVPVQKVFIGSCTNSRIEDLRAAADVAKGRKVADGVYAMVVPGSGLVKKQAEEEGLHTIFTEAGFDWREPGCSMCLAMNDDKLKPGERCASTSNRNFESRQGPGGRTHLVSPAMAAAAAIKGHLTDVRTLG, encoded by the coding sequence GTGACCATGGCCCGCACCCTCTATGACAAGATCTTCGACAGCCACACCGTCCACCGTCAGGAAGACGGCACCGCCGTGCTGTATATCGATCTGCATCTGGTGCATGAGGTGACGAGCCCGCAGGCCTTTGAAGGTCTGCGCATCGCGGGGCGCCAGTTGCGTCAGCCCAAGAAGACCCTGGCCGTGGCCGACCATAATGTGCCGACCAGCAAGGACCGTCTGGCCGGTATCAAGAACGAGGAAAGCCGCATCCAGGTGGAGCAACTGGCCATCAACGCCAAGGAATTCGGCGTTGAATATTTCGACATGAGCGATATCCGCCAGGGTATCGTGCACGTGGTGGGGCCGGAACAGGGTGTGACCCAGCCGGGCATGACCATCGTCTGCGGTGACAGCCATACCGCCACGCATGGCGCCTTTGGCGCGCTGGCTTTCGGCATTGGCACCTCGGACGTGGAACATGTGCTGGCCACGCAGACCCTGCTGATCAAGAAGTCGAAGAACATGCTGGTGAAGGTCGATGGCGACCTGCCCCCGGGTGTCACCGCGAAGGACCTGACGCTGGCCGTGATCGGCAAGCTGGGCACCGCTGGCGGCACCGGCTATGTCATCGAATATGCGGGCAAGGCCTTCCGCGACCTGTCCATGGAAGGCCGCATGACGGTCTGCAACATGGCCATCGAGGCCGGTGCCCGCGCCGGTCTGATCGCCCCTGATGAGAAGACGTTCGACTATCTGCGCGGCCGCAATCGCGCGCCGCAGGGTGCCGATTTCGACCGCGCGGTCGAATATTGGAAGTCGCTGCCCAGCGATGAGGGTGCAGTCTATGACAAGGTCGTGGAACTGAACGCCGCCGACATCGTACCACTGGTCACCTGGGGCACCAGCCCAGAGGACGTGGCCCCGATCACCGCCAACGTGCCCAGCCCCGCTGATTTCAAGGACCCGCACAAGGCCAAGGCCGTCGAACGTTCGCTGGCCTATATGGGCCTGACGCCGGGCACGCCGCTGTCGCAGGTGCCCGTTCAGAAGGTGTTCATCGGTTCCTGCACCAACAGCCGGATCGAGGATCTGCGCGCCGCCGCCGACGTGGCCAAGGGCCGCAAGGTGGCCGATGGCGTCTATGCCATGGTCGTCCCCGGTTCCGGTCTGGTGAAGAAGCAGGCTGAGGAAGAAGGCCTGCACACAATCTTCACTGAGGCCGGTTTTGACTGGCGTGAGCCTGGTTGTTCCATGTGCCTGGCCATGAATGACGACAAGCTGAAGCCCGGCGAACGCTGCGCCAGCACGTCGAACCGCAATTTCGAAAGCCGCCAGGGCCCCGGTGGCCGCACCCATCTGGTCAGCCCTGCCATGGCCGCCGCCGCCGCCATCAAGGGTCACCTGACCGACGTGCGCACCCTGGGCTGA
- a CDS encoding GGDEF domain-containing protein: MFPLDIVTILVLYKSSLIAGALAFMHMRRQSHRQSGLRTLIIGFGLLIVGSTLAGWGAAGQMALEFWTLTSLIFGTLGYGLIYLGIHSLSRQRRARQGWLILVPPALFVLAALVTGFHTDDRIRSCLFHLQAGLFLAVAAWPVWRDRRHDPLPSRLPLAVVLAACALVFGVGSWAILARPDYVDWIAHGFALQILGNFGIAVLVCGFATDRAERSLRQAAEIDSLTDIGNRRWLEARMPPIIQAGDALIVLDLDHFKQVNDRYGHAAGDATLAATASTLRQALRAQDLSARMGGEEFLLFLPGVKDQARAVAERLRLRIEAQTALHQDYAITVTASLGIAVAPSDGMGWEQLYQAADGALYEAKRQGRNRVVDHADLTTPAAAAPLASAGPGLHTGPVPPVPAPDARPGP, translated from the coding sequence ATGTTCCCGCTGGATATTGTCACCATTCTGGTGCTGTACAAATCTTCGCTGATCGCGGGCGCACTGGCTTTTATGCACATGCGCAGGCAATCACATCGACAATCGGGCCTGCGCACCCTGATCATTGGTTTTGGACTGCTGATCGTCGGCTCCACCCTGGCAGGCTGGGGGGCGGCGGGCCAGATGGCGCTTGAGTTCTGGACCCTGACCAGCCTGATTTTCGGCACCCTGGGCTATGGCCTGATCTATCTGGGTATCCATTCGCTGAGCCGGCAGCGGCGGGCCCGGCAGGGATGGCTGATCCTGGTGCCGCCGGCCCTGTTCGTCTTGGCAGCCCTGGTCACAGGCTTTCACACCGATGACCGTATCCGGTCCTGCCTGTTCCATCTGCAGGCCGGCCTGTTCCTGGCGGTTGCCGCCTGGCCGGTCTGGCGTGACCGGCGGCATGACCCGCTGCCATCCCGTCTGCCGCTGGCCGTCGTGCTGGCGGCGTGCGCACTGGTGTTCGGCGTGGGGTCATGGGCGATCCTGGCAAGGCCGGACTATGTCGACTGGATCGCCCATGGTTTCGCGCTTCAGATATTGGGGAATTTCGGCATCGCCGTCCTGGTCTGCGGCTTTGCCACGGACCGGGCCGAACGCAGCCTGCGGCAAGCGGCAGAGATCGACAGCCTGACCGATATCGGCAACCGCCGCTGGCTGGAGGCAAGGATGCCCCCCATCATCCAGGCCGGCGACGCGCTGATCGTGCTAGACTTGGACCATTTCAAGCAGGTGAATGACCGTTACGGCCATGCCGCCGGTGATGCAACCCTTGCTGCCACCGCTAGCACCCTGCGTCAGGCGTTACGCGCACAGGACCTGTCGGCCCGCATGGGGGGAGAAGAATTCCTGCTGTTCCTACCGGGTGTGAAAGATCAGGCCCGCGCCGTCGCCGAACGTCTGCGCCTGCGTATTGAGGCGCAGACGGCCCTGCATCAGGATTATGCCATCACCGTCACCGCCAGCCTTGGCATCGCGGTCGCCCCGTCCGACGGCATGGGCTGGGAACAGCTTTATCAGGCCGCCGACGGCGCGCTGTACGAGGCCAAACGGCAGGGCCGCAACCGGGTGGTCGACCACGCCGACCTGACTACCCCCGCGGCAGCCGCGCCTCTGGCGTCGGCGGGTCCAGGTCTTCATACAGGGCCTGTGCCTCCGGTGCCGGCCCCCGACGCGCGGCCAGGGCCTTGA
- a CDS encoding RNA-binding S4 domain-containing protein has protein sequence MADQDITALDPADAAEMAKGRLRLDKWLWYARFLKTRSQAAKLATSGSLRIGGTPVSKASQVVKVGDVLTFPLGAYVRVIKVKALAARRGPAPEAQALYEDLDPPTPEARLPRG, from the coding sequence ATGGCCGACCAGGACATCACCGCCCTTGATCCCGCCGATGCCGCCGAAATGGCCAAGGGCCGGCTGCGTCTGGATAAATGGCTCTGGTACGCGCGTTTTTTGAAGACCCGCAGCCAGGCGGCCAAACTGGCGACGTCGGGCAGCCTGCGTATCGGCGGTACGCCCGTGTCCAAGGCCAGCCAGGTGGTGAAGGTGGGTGACGTCCTGACCTTTCCCTTGGGCGCCTATGTCCGGGTGATCAAGGTCAAGGCCCTGGCCGCGCGTCGGGGGCCGGCACCGGAGGCACAGGCCCTGTATGAAGACCTGGACCCGCCGACGCCAGAGGCGCGGCTGCCGCGGGGGTAG
- a CDS encoding alpha/beta hydrolase — translation MRRSQTAAQGTIHRLTLESQVLRGNLMGDNPSRAVHVYVPAGHDGRDLPLLVDIVGYTAGGPAHTNWKNFGENLPERLDRLIDSGAMAPAVVAFPDCFTRLGGNQYINSAALGRWMDFLCDEMVPFVEGRFGCGGTGRRAIFGKSSGGYGSMAHAFLRPDIWAASACHSGDMGFELCYLPDMPGVLRSLSRHGGSIERFMNAFETARKVDGKDTHVLMILCMAATYDPDPSQFLGIRLPVTPDTCEVIEERWANWLAWDPVRMVEQHAESLRGLKGLFIDCGDRDQYNLVHGARRLHRRLEALGIKHRYEEFPDDHSSVDYRMDESLPFLVRALNG, via the coding sequence ATGCGCCGTTCCCAGACCGCCGCCCAGGGCACCATCCACCGCCTGACGCTGGAAAGCCAGGTGCTGCGCGGCAATCTGATGGGCGACAATCCGTCGCGCGCGGTTCATGTCTATGTGCCGGCGGGTCATGATGGGCGCGACCTGCCACTGCTGGTCGATATTGTCGGCTATACGGCGGGCGGTCCCGCCCACACCAACTGGAAGAATTTCGGGGAAAATCTGCCTGAACGGCTGGACCGGCTGATCGACAGCGGGGCCATGGCCCCGGCGGTCGTGGCCTTCCCCGACTGTTTCACCCGCCTGGGTGGCAACCAATATATCAATTCTGCCGCCCTGGGCCGCTGGATGGATTTCCTGTGTGACGAGATGGTGCCCTTTGTCGAAGGTCGGTTCGGCTGTGGCGGGACCGGTCGACGGGCCATCTTCGGGAAAAGCAGCGGTGGCTATGGCTCCATGGCGCACGCCTTTCTGCGGCCCGATATCTGGGCCGCCTCCGCCTGCCATTCCGGGGATATGGGGTTTGAGCTGTGCTACCTGCCCGATATGCCGGGTGTGCTGCGCTCCCTGTCCCGCCATGGCGGCTCCATTGAGCGGTTCATGAACGCGTTCGAGACGGCGCGCAAGGTGGATGGCAAGGATACCCACGTCCTGATGATCCTGTGCATGGCCGCCACCTATGATCCCGACCCGTCACAGTTCCTGGGTATCCGCCTGCCTGTCACACCGGATACTTGCGAAGTGATTGAGGAGCGTTGGGCCAACTGGCTGGCCTGGGACCCCGTGCGCATGGTGGAACAACACGCCGAGTCTCTGCGCGGTCTGAAGGGTCTGTTCATCGATTGCGGCGACCGCGACCAGTATAATCTGGTCCACGGCGCCCGCCGCCTGCATCGCCGTCTGGAAGCGTTGGGCATCAAACACCGGTATGAGGAATTCCCCGACGACCATTCGTCGGTCGATTACCGGATGGATGAAAGCCTGCCCTTCCTGGTCCGCGCATTGAACGGGTGA
- a CDS encoding NUDIX hydrolase yields the protein MNTPPADPARLSPPPPTNGPRVRMVPPGEDRERLVCPDCSYIAYENPKIVVGAVVTDDAGRFLLCRRAIQPRKGFWTLPAGYMELNETTEHGAAREAMEEAGACIAIDALLAVYNIPRISQVQMIYRARLSDPAIAAGPESLEVGMFAWKDIPWDELAFPSVVWALHEWREKAGQSGFAPGTNPPPPVEGL from the coding sequence ATGAACACGCCCCCCGCCGACCCCGCCCGCCTGTCCCCGCCGCCGCCCACCAACGGCCCGCGCGTACGCATGGTGCCACCGGGGGAGGATCGGGAACGGCTGGTCTGTCCAGATTGTTCCTATATCGCCTATGAGAACCCAAAGATCGTTGTCGGCGCCGTGGTGACCGACGATGCCGGCCGTTTCCTGCTCTGCCGCCGCGCCATCCAGCCGCGCAAAGGGTTCTGGACCCTGCCCGCCGGCTATATGGAACTGAACGAGACGACGGAGCACGGCGCGGCGCGGGAGGCGATGGAGGAGGCGGGCGCCTGTATCGCAATCGACGCCCTGCTCGCCGTTTACAACATCCCCCGCATTTCCCAGGTTCAGATGATCTACCGCGCCCGACTTTCCGATCCCGCCATCGCGGCGGGACCGGAAAGCCTGGAGGTCGGCATGTTCGCTTGGAAGGACATTCCCTGGGACGAACTGGCCTTTCCAAGTGTCGTCTGGGCCCTGCATGAATGGCGGGAGAAGGCGGGCCAGTCAGGCTTCGCGCCCGGTACCAATCCGCCACCACCGGTGGAGGGCTTGTAA
- a CDS encoding entericidin A/B family lipoprotein has translation MKKRTLTLAIPLLLSAFALSACNTVEGVGKDVKSGGKAIENTAQDAKN, from the coding sequence ATGAAGAAGCGTACCCTGACCCTGGCGATCCCCCTGCTGCTTTCCGCCTTCGCCCTGTCGGCCTGCAACACGGTTGAAGGTGTGGGCAAGGACGTGAAGTCGGGCGGCAAGGCCATTGAGAATACGGCCCAGGATGCCAAGAATTAA
- a CDS encoding nucleotidyltransferase family protein — MTPDTFRALALANPLNATILERLPALGLEQAYLVAGCLYQAVWNAHDGRAPGWGVKDYDLFYYDPDTSWEAEDTAILRAASLFADLGVEVELRNQARVHLWYPQRFGKVIPALESSRDGIAGFLVRCTCVGLSAAGEVVAPYGLDELAAGILSPNPRTDNPTQYRIKVDSYRARWPWLVERG; from the coding sequence ATGACCCCTGACACGTTCCGCGCCTTGGCGCTTGCCAACCCCCTCAACGCCACCATCCTGGAAAGGTTGCCCGCCCTGGGGTTGGAACAGGCCTATCTGGTGGCGGGGTGCCTATATCAGGCCGTGTGGAATGCCCACGACGGGCGCGCCCCCGGTTGGGGCGTGAAGGATTACGACCTGTTCTATTACGACCCGGACACCAGCTGGGAGGCCGAAGATACGGCCATCCTGCGGGCAGCCAGCCTGTTTGCCGATCTGGGCGTGGAGGTGGAGCTGCGCAATCAGGCGCGCGTCCATCTCTGGTATCCGCAGCGATTCGGGAAGGTGATCCCCGCCCTAGAGAGCAGCCGCGACGGCATCGCGGGCTTCCTGGTCCGCTGCACCTGTGTCGGTCTGTCGGCGGCGGGTGAGGTGGTGGCACCCTATGGGTTGGACGAGTTGGCGGCCGGTATCCTGTCCCCCAATCCGCGCACCGACAATCCGACCCAGTACCGGATCAAGGTCGACAGCTACCGTGCCCGCTGGCCCTGGCTGGTTGAACGAGGGTGA